The following are encoded together in the Acipenser ruthenus chromosome 24, fAciRut3.2 maternal haplotype, whole genome shotgun sequence genome:
- the LOC117429403 gene encoding iron-responsive element-binding protein 2-like, translating into MALAVEASEHPFQDLIEILKSEKNEDKKFFSPQKLNDPRYESLPFSIRVLLEAAIRKCDGFYVKKEDVLNILNWRQQQNNAEVPFSPARILLQDFTGIPALVDFAAMRDAVVKLGGDPYQVNPLCPTDLIVDHSLQIDFSKCAIQNAPNPGGGEKQGSAAKSSPAKSQPRSSQCGGHGGCKGSCSDEPSTDTPGRAAVQIENSPILCPFHLQPVSEPETALKSQDAEFNRNKERLQFFKWCSKVFKNVTVIPPETGVVHQVNLEYLSHIVRDDGGFLYPDSVVGTDSHTTMVNGLGILGWGVGGIESEAVMLGQPVSLTLPQVVGCKLVGSISTLATSIDIVLGITKHLRQAGVAGKFVEFFGPGVSQLSAGDRTTIANMCPEYSATVSFFPVDDVTLKHLKQTNFDEEKLDIIEAYLKAVKLFRSYQNPSEDPVYSQVIEINLSSIIPHVSGPKRPQDRVAVTDTKKDFQKCLKEKIGFKGFHIPAEKQNEVIPFMHKGTEYKLAHGSVVIAAVISCTNNCNPSVMLAAGLLAKKAVEAGLVVQPYIRTSLSPGSGMVTHFISASGVLPYLSQLGFEVTGYGCETCVGNTAPLPETVVDAIKQGDLVACGVLSGNRNFEGRLCDCVRANYLASPPLVVAYAIAGTVSIDFETEPLGVNSEGRAMYLRDIWPTRDELQQAEEQTVIPSMFSQLKDRIEKENKRWNSLEAPESVLFPWDPKSTYIRCPSFFHKLTKEPVCPQSIENAHVLLFLGDVVTTDHISPAGSIARVSAAAKYLISKRLTPREFNSYGARRGNDAVMTRGTFASIKLLNRFIGKTAPKTVHIPSGQTLDVYEAADRYQREGIQLIILAGKKYGSGNSRDWAAKGPYLLGVKAVIAESFEKMHKNHLVGIGIAPLQFLPGENADTLGLSGKEKYSLTIPEDLAPRHELTVKTSTGKTFKVLALFENEMDIAFFKHGGILKYVARNILLQQSP; encoded by the exons ATGGCGCTCGCTGTAGAAGCTTCAG aGCACCCTTTCCAAGATTTAATTGAAATACTCAAAAGTGAAAAGAATGAAGACAAGAAGTTTTTTAGTCCTCAGAAGCTTAACGACCCCAGATACG AGTCCTTGCCTTTTTCAATCCGTGTGCTGCTTGAAGCAGCCATCCGGAAGTGTGATGGTTTCTATGTGAAGAAAGAGGATGTCTTGAACATTCTCAACTGGAGGCAACAGCAGAACAATGCAGAAGTGCCCTTCTCTCCTGCTCGTATTCTCCTTCAGGATTTCAC gggTATTCCAGCACTGGTGGATTTTGCTGCCATGAGAGATGCAGTGGTGAAACTCGGAGGGGATCCTTATCAGGTTAACCCTCTGTGCCCAACAGATCTCATTGTAGACCATTCATTGCAAATCGACTTCAGTAAATg TGCAATTCAGAATGCCCCAAACCCTGGAGGAGGTGAGAAGCAGGGATCAGCTGCCAAGTCTTCTCCTGCCAAATCACAGCCGCGCAGCTCCCAGTGTGGAGGACATGGGGGCTGTAAAGGATCATGCAGTGACGAGCCAAGCACGGATACGCCAGGAAGGGCTGCTGTCCAGATTGAAAACTCACCAATACTCTGCCCTTTCCATCTTCAGCCTGTGTCTGA GCCAGAAACAGCATTAAAGAGCCAAGATGCTGAATTCAACAGGAATAAAGAAAGGCTTCAGTTTTTTAAG TGGTgctctaaagtctttaaaaatgtGACGGTGATACCCCCTGAGACTGGGGTTGTGCACCAGGTGAATCTAGAATACTTGTCCCACATTGTGCGTGATGATGGTGGTTTTTTATACCCTGATAGTGTGGTGGGTACAGACTCGCATACCACTATGGTTAACGGCCTTGGAATATTAGGGTGGG GGGTTGGAGGTATTGAATCAGAAGCTGTTATGCTTGGCCAGCCTGTCTCTTTGACGTTGCCCCAAGTGGTTGGGTGCAAGCTTGTTGGATCCATAAGCACACTAGCCACATCAATAGATATTGTTTTAGGCATTACTAAG CACCTTAGACAAGCAGGAGTTGCTGGTAAATTTGTGGAATTCTTTGGGCCAGGGGTTTCGCAGCTGTCTGCCGGAGACAGGACTACAATCGCCAACATGTGCCCTGAGTACAGTGCCACTGTGAGCTTTTTCCCGGTCGATGATGTTACTCTTAAGCACCTAAAACAGACAA ACTTTGATGAAGAAAAACTTGATATAATAGAAGCCTATCTTAAAGCTGTGAAATTGTTCAGAAGTTACCAGAATCCATCAGAAGATCCGGTATATTCACAG GTTATAGAAATAAATCTAAGCTCAATCATTCCGCATGTGAGTGGTCCTAAGAGACCCCAGGACAGGGTAGCAGTGACTGACACGAAGAAGGATTTTCAGAAGTGTTTAAAGGAAAAG attgGTTTCAAGGGGTTTCACATTCctgctgaaaaacaaaatgaagttATTCCTTTCATGCACAAAGGAACCGAGTATAAACTTGCCCATGGTTCTGTTGTAATAGCTGCAGTGATCAGCTGTACAAACAATTGCAATCCATCTGTCATGCTGGCTGCAG GTCTATTGGCTAAAAAGGCAGTGGAGGCAGGCCTGGTTGTTCAGCCTTACATCAGGACAAGTCTGTCGCCTGGCAGTGGAATGGTTACACACTTCATTAGTGCCAGTGGTGTTTTACCTTACCTCAGTCAGCTCGG GTTCGAGGTTACTGGTTATGGGTGTGAAACCTGCGTTGGAAACACTGCTCCTCTTCCAGAGACTGTTGTAGATGCTATTAAACAG GGTGATTTAGTAGCATGTGGAGTGTTGTCTGGCAACCGGAACTTTGAGGGgcgtctgtgtgactgtgtgcgtGCCAACTACCTCGCCTCACCGCCACTAGTGGTAGCTTACGCCATAGCTGGCACTGTTAGTATAGACTTTGAAACTGAACCTTTGG gtGTAAATTCAGAAGGCAGAGCAATGTATTTGCGTGATATCTGGCCCACCCGTGACGAGCTACAGCAGGCTGAGGAGCAGACTGTCATCCCGTCCATGTTTAGTCAACTGAAAGACAGAATAGAG aaagaaaacaaacgaTGGAATAGTCTTGAAGCCCCAGAATCTGTTTTGTTCCCATGGGACCCCAAATCTACATATATTAGGTGTCCTTCGTTTTTTCATAAGCTT ACCAAAGAGCCAGTGTGCCCTCAGTCCATCGAGAATGCCCATGTCTTGCTGTTTTTGGGAGATGTGGTTACAACGGATCACATTTCACCTGCTGGAAGTATTGCCCGGGTCAGTGCTGCTGCTAAATACCTGATAAGCAAACG ACTTACACCTCGAGAATTCAACTCGTACGGAGCTCGCAGGGGAAACGATGCAGTGATGACACGGGGTACATTTGCCAGCATCAAGTTGCTCAATCGGTTTATTGGAAAAACAGCACCGAAAACTGTGCACATACCATCAGGGCAAACT CTGGACGTGTATGAGGCAGCAGACAGGTATCAGAGGGAGGGGATCCAGCTGATTATTCTGGCAGGAAAGAAGTACGGCTCTGGAAACTCCCGTGATTGGGCTGCCAAAGGACCTTATCTACTG GGTGTAAAGGCTGTGATTGCAGAGAGCTTTGAAAAGATGCACAAGAACCATCTGGTTGGGATTGGGATTGCTCCTCTTCAGTTCCTTCCAGGAGAAAACGCTGATACATTGGGACTTTCTGGCAAGGAGAAGTACTCTCTAACAATCCCTGAAGACCTGGCACCACGACATGAACTGACTGTAAAG ACAAGCACAGGAAAGACTTTCAAGGTTCTtgctctttttgaaaatgaaatggaCATTGCATTTTTTAAGCATGGAGGGATCCTTAAGTATGTAGCACGCAACATCTTGTTACAACAGTCGCCTTGA
- the LOC117429072 gene encoding proteasome subunit alpha type-4 produces MSRRYDSRTTIFSPEGRLYQVEYAMEAIGHAGTCLGILANDGVLLAAERRNIHKLLDEVFFSEKIYKLNDDMACSVAGITSDANVLTNELRLIAQRYLLQYQEPIPCEQLVTALCDIKQAYTQFGGKRPFGVSLLYMGWDKHYGFQLYQSDPSGNYGGWKATCIGNNSAAAVSMLKQDFKEGEMTLESALALAVKVLNKTMDVSKLSAEKVEIATLTRENGKTKIKVLKLKEVEELIKRHEEEEAKAERAKKDKEQKEKDK; encoded by the exons atg TCTCGGAGATATGATTCTAGAACAACGATCTTCTCACCTGAAG GTCGCCTGTATCAAGTGGAATATGCCATGGAAGCCATCGGGCACGCGGGCACCTGCCTCGGGATCTTGGCAAACGATGGGGTTTTGCTGGCAGCAGAGAGACGGAACATTCACAAACTGCTTGATGAAGTTTTCTTCTCCGAGAAAATCTATAAACTTAACGA TGATATGGCTTGCAGTGTTGCTGGGATAACCTCAGACGCCAACGTCTTGACAAACGAGCTGCGGCTCATTGCTCAGAG GTATTTATTACAGTACCAGGAGCCAATCCCTTGTGAACAGTTGGTTACAGCGCTCTGCGACATCAAACAGGCTTACACACAGTTTGGAG GAAAGCGTCCTTTTGGTGTGTCCCTGCTTTACATGGGCTGGGATAAGCATTACGGCTTCCAGCTCTACCAGAGTGACCCCAGTGGTAATTATGGAGGCTGGAAGGCTACGTGCATTGGAAATAACAGTGCT GCTGCAGTGTCCATGCTGAAACAAGACTTCAAAGAAGGAGAGATGACATTAGAGTCCGCCCTCGCGCTGGCAGTCAAGGTGTTAAACAAGACCATGGATGTCAGCAAGTTGTCTGCTGAGAAGG TTGAAATTGCGACACTGACCAGAGAAAACGGCAAGACCAAAATCAAAGTGCTGAAGCTGAAAGAAGTAGAAGAGCTGATCAAACGCCACGAGGAGGAAGAGGCGAAAGCAGAGCGTGCGAAGAAAGACAAGGAGCAGAAAGAGAAGGACAAATAA